From a region of the Acinetobacter calcoaceticus genome:
- the hutU gene encoding urocanate hydratase: MTTTTTKFRDVEIRAPRGTELTAKSWLTEAPLRMLMNNLDPDVAENPKELVVYGGIGRAARNWECFDKIVDTLKNLEIDETLLVQSGKPVGVFKTHKDAPRVLIANSNLVPHWANWEHFNELDAKALAMYGQMTAGSWIYIGSQGIVQGTYETFVEAGRQHYNGDLNGRWVLTAGLGGMGGAQPLAATLAGACSLNIECQQASIDFRLRTRYVDEQATDLDDALARIDRYTKEGKVISIALHGNAAEILPELVRRGVRPDMVTDQTSAHDPLNGYLPVGWTWDEYRERAKTEPETVVKAAKQSMAKHVQAMLDFQKMGVPTFDYGNNIRQMAKEEGVANAFDFPGFVPAYIRPLFCRGIGPFRWAALSGDPEDIYKTDAKVKELIPDDEHLHHWLDMARERISFQGLPARICWVGLGLRAKLGLAFNEMVRSGELSAPVVIGRDHLDSGSVASPNRETEAMQDGSDAVSDWPLLNALLNTAGGATWVSLHHGGGVGMGFSQHSGVVIVCDGTDDAAARIARVLTNDPATGVMRHADAGYEIAINCAKEQGLNLPMITQ, from the coding sequence GTGACAACAACGACAACAAAATTTCGTGATGTAGAAATTCGTGCGCCACGCGGCACTGAATTGACAGCTAAAAGTTGGTTAACTGAAGCGCCATTACGCATGTTGATGAATAACCTTGATCCGGACGTTGCAGAAAACCCGAAAGAGTTGGTTGTATACGGTGGTATTGGCCGTGCAGCACGAAACTGGGAATGTTTCGACAAAATTGTAGATACTTTAAAAAATCTAGAAATTGATGAAACTCTATTGGTTCAATCAGGCAAACCAGTCGGTGTATTTAAAACTCATAAAGATGCGCCACGTGTTTTAATTGCAAACTCAAACCTTGTACCGCACTGGGCAAACTGGGAACACTTTAACGAGTTAGATGCAAAAGCTTTAGCAATGTACGGTCAAATGACAGCAGGTTCATGGATCTACATTGGTAGCCAAGGTATTGTGCAAGGAACTTACGAAACTTTCGTTGAAGCAGGCCGTCAACACTACAACGGCGATTTAAACGGTCGTTGGGTTCTTACTGCCGGTTTAGGTGGCATGGGTGGCGCTCAACCTTTAGCTGCAACACTTGCAGGGGCTTGTTCTTTAAACATTGAATGCCAACAAGCAAGCATCGATTTCCGTTTACGCACACGTTATGTAGATGAACAAGCAACTGATTTAGATGACGCTTTAGCGCGTATTGATCGTTACACGAAAGAAGGCAAAGTAATTTCAATTGCACTTCATGGCAACGCTGCAGAGATTTTACCTGAGCTTGTTCGCCGTGGTGTGCGTCCAGACATGGTAACCGACCAAACGAGTGCACATGATCCACTCAATGGCTACCTACCAGTAGGCTGGACTTGGGATGAATACCGTGAACGTGCGAAAACAGAACCAGAAACTGTTGTAAAAGCTGCAAAACAGTCGATGGCGAAACACGTACAAGCGATGCTCGATTTCCAAAAAATGGGTGTTCCAACATTTGACTATGGTAATAACATCCGTCAAATGGCGAAAGAAGAAGGCGTAGCAAACGCATTTGATTTCCCTGGTTTTGTTCCTGCATATATCCGTCCATTGTTCTGCCGTGGTATTGGTCCATTCCGTTGGGCAGCGCTTTCTGGTGACCCAGAAGACATTTATAAAACAGATGCCAAAGTTAAAGAGTTAATTCCTGATGATGAACATTTACATCACTGGTTAGACATGGCACGTGAACGTATTAGCTTCCAAGGCTTACCAGCTCGTATTTGCTGGGTTGGTTTAGGTTTACGTGCAAAACTTGGCTTAGCTTTTAACGAAATGGTTCGTAGTGGTGAATTATCAGCACCAGTCGTAATTGGTCGTGACCACTTAGACTCAGGTTCAGTTGCGAGTCCAAACCGTGAAACTGAAGCAATGCAAGACGGCTCAGATGCAGTATCTGACTGGCCTTTATTAAATGCATTGTTAAATACAGCAGGCGGGGCAACTTGGGTGTCTTTACATCACGGTGGTGGTGTAGGTATGGGCTTCTCTCAACACTCAGGCGTTGTGATTGTGTGTGATGGTACAGATGACGCTGCTGCACGTATTGCTCGCGTACTGACCAATGACCCTGCAACAGGTGTTATGCGTCATGCTGATGCAGGTTATGAAATTGCGATTAACTGTGCGAAAGAGCAAGGCTTAAACTTGCCAATGATCACTCAATAA